From Candidatus Poribacteria bacterium, the proteins below share one genomic window:
- a CDS encoding fused MFS/spermidine synthase, which translates to MPVALLLSAFLVGFSSMIGQIVLMRELMVVFYGNELALGLALGAWLLWGSVGSWALGKTADSVKNRTRLISLIQIALPFILSISIFAARSVKLIFKLTPGQIMGLPYMIGSVFLVLSLYCLTLGYLFVLVARSVASSTDRLSSGVGKAYLFEGLGASIGGLLAGLILIRMLNPFEIAAVVGTVCFLTALILQVPHRDPIPIGLTALFLALLICSIPPGIPEKLNEFSSAIQWRGMKVEENRNSVYGNIVVTSYDSQYNFFENGIWVFTSGDRLSAEESVHYVMLEHPHPKNVLLIGGGLNGSGNEVLKHGIGKLIYIELDPTLVRIARRYLRDELKFLSDPRVKLIHTDARFFIKRTKERFDVIIINLPDPHTAMLNRFYSLEFFKEANRILNPGGIISLSLTSSENYLSFEQRELLRSIQRTMFKVFPDVVVLPGGVNFIIGQKPDGRNLTLNPSVLISRLKERKIQTLFVSEYYIPYRLTPDRVDYLRKVLEKPGKVRLNRDYRPIGYFYDMALWSSQFRQRTEGGRLAGWITGVRTWHLAALILIVSAVGFLLARRLNREGISGIALSIGTTGFSEISFQVVVMLAFQVLYGYVYYKLSIILTSFMIGLVFGSWAVSGWMDRSRDKIRTYIWVQVSICLYPLMLALVIAFLARFGGGKPAFLSVQTAFSLLPIIAGFIGGFQFPLANDIVLAGLPRVGKVVGLLYGLDLFGSCLGAFLTSAFLIPLLGIYDTCFLTAILGFCVLVWIALDARRTRRDHP; encoded by the coding sequence ATGCCCGTCGCTCTGCTTCTAAGCGCCTTTTTGGTCGGATTTTCATCCATGATCGGTCAGATAGTGTTGATGCGGGAGCTGATGGTTGTCTTCTACGGCAACGAACTCGCTCTCGGTCTTGCCCTCGGCGCATGGCTGCTATGGGGAAGCGTGGGGAGCTGGGCGCTGGGGAAGACGGCGGATTCGGTGAAAAATAGAACTAGGCTCATCTCCCTCATTCAAATCGCCCTCCCCTTCATCCTATCGATCTCCATATTCGCCGCCAGAAGTGTCAAACTCATATTCAAGCTGACGCCCGGACAGATCATGGGATTGCCCTATATGATCGGCTCGGTCTTCCTAGTGTTGTCGCTTTACTGCCTGACGTTGGGATACCTCTTCGTGCTCGTCGCCAGATCCGTCGCCTCATCCACGGACCGCCTTTCCTCAGGTGTCGGGAAAGCCTATCTGTTTGAAGGATTGGGAGCCAGTATCGGAGGATTGTTGGCGGGGTTAATCCTGATCAGGATGCTCAATCCCTTCGAGATAGCCGCCGTGGTGGGAACGGTATGCTTCCTAACAGCCTTGATCCTCCAAGTCCCACATAGAGATCCCATACCGATTGGGCTTACAGCTCTTTTTTTGGCTTTGCTGATATGTTCCATCCCTCCTGGCATTCCGGAAAAGCTCAACGAGTTCTCCTCCGCCATACAGTGGAGGGGAATGAAGGTGGAGGAAAACAGGAACTCGGTTTACGGCAATATCGTCGTCACCTCCTACGATTCACAGTATAACTTCTTCGAGAACGGCATATGGGTTTTCACCTCCGGCGATAGGCTTTCGGCCGAGGAGAGCGTCCATTACGTGATGCTCGAGCATCCTCATCCCAAAAACGTTTTGCTCATCGGCGGAGGGCTTAACGGCAGCGGGAATGAGGTGTTAAAGCACGGGATAGGGAAATTGATTTACATCGAGCTCGATCCCACCCTTGTTCGCATCGCCCGCAGATATCTCAGAGATGAACTGAAGTTCCTGAGCGATCCGAGGGTTAAGCTGATCCATACCGACGCAAGGTTCTTCATCAAGAGGACAAAGGAGAGATTCGATGTGATCATAATCAATCTTCCCGATCCACATACCGCAATGCTGAACAGGTTCTACTCGCTGGAGTTCTTCAAGGAGGCCAACCGGATATTGAACCCCGGTGGGATCATATCCCTGAGTTTAACCTCATCGGAAAACTACCTGAGTTTCGAGCAGAGAGAGCTCCTCAGATCCATACAGAGAACGATGTTCAAGGTTTTCCCCGATGTGGTGGTTCTGCCCGGAGGGGTGAACTTCATCATCGGTCAAAAGCCCGACGGTCGGAATTTGACCCTGAACCCTAGTGTTTTGATCTCAAGGCTTAAGGAGAGGAAAATTCAAACCCTCTTCGTCAGCGAATACTACATCCCCTACCGCCTCACACCGGATAGGGTGGATTATCTCAGGAAGGTGCTTGAAAAACCCGGCAAGGTCAGGTTGAACAGGGATTATCGGCCGATAGGATATTTCTACGATATGGCGTTATGGAGCTCGCAGTTCAGACAGAGGACGGAAGGGGGAAGGTTGGCGGGATGGATCACAGGGGTGAGAACCTGGCATCTGGCCGCGTTGATCCTTATCGTTTCAGCAGTCGGCTTCCTTTTGGCGAGGAGGCTCAATCGTGAGGGCATAAGCGGTATAGCGCTTTCCATCGGGACGACAGGGTTTTCGGAGATATCCTTTCAGGTTGTGGTGATGCTGGCCTTCCAGGTTCTATACGGCTATGTCTACTATAAGCTCAGCATCATCCTGACATCCTTCATGATCGGTCTTGTCTTCGGCAGTTGGGCGGTAAGCGGATGGATGGACAGATCCCGCGATAAGATCAGGACTTACATCTGGGTTCAGGTTTCGATCTGTCTGTATCCGCTGATGTTGGCTCTCGTGATAGCCTTCCTTGCCCGATTCGGGGGCGGCAAACCCGCATTTTTGAGCGTTCAGACCGCCTTTTCCCTCCTCCCGATCATCGCCGGATTCATAGGGGGATTCCAGTTCCCCCTCGCCAACGACATCGTCCTGGCAGGTCTCCCGCGTGTAGGGAAGGTGGTCGGGCTGCTATACGGCCTGGATCTTTTCGGCTCCTGCCTCGGGGCTTTTCTGACGAGCGCTTTCCTGATACCGTTATTGGGCATATACGACACATGCTTTCTCACCGCCATTTTGGGCTTCTGCGTGTTGGTATGGATCGCCCTGGATGCGCGGCGGACCCGCCGGGATCACCCTTGA
- a CDS encoding amidohydrolase family protein, producing MSFRSTRRSDELGQHTRFQSASIPLIRSHRKTRFDLFHAGYPYSREIGMLGKHYPNVWLNMCWMYVITMAGSRQILSEWIDLVPAERILGFGSDVGYPEFVYGHLIMAGSCLADVLAEKVERDFLSKETALDLARMMLRDNPMELYGLSR from the coding sequence CTGTCTTTCAGATCCACTCGGCGTTCAGACGAACTGGGGCAACATACCCGATTCCAATCCGCTTCTATACCGCTGATCCGTTCACATCGCAAAACGCGATTCGACCTCTTCCACGCCGGGTATCCTTACAGCCGTGAGATAGGGATGTTGGGGAAACATTATCCGAACGTCTGGCTCAACATGTGTTGGATGTACGTGATCACCATGGCAGGCAGCCGTCAGATACTGAGCGAATGGATCGACCTAGTGCCCGCCGAACGCATCCTGGGCTTCGGCTCCGACGTCGGCTACCCCGAGTTCGTCTACGGACATCTGATCATGGCGGGATCCTGTCTGGCGGATGTGCTGGCGGAGAAGGTTGAGAGGGATTTCCTGAGCAAAGAGACAGCCCTGGATCTGGCACGGATGATGCTGCGGGATAATCCCATGGAGCTATATGGACTTTCCCGGTAA
- a CDS encoding prephenate dehydrogenase/arogenate dehydrogenase family protein: MRPERIAIIGVGLIGGSLGLALRRKGFDGVIEGYGRRRSTLELALQIGAVDTISLDFEEAGGADVVVICTPVDAIPDMVGRIAPSAKAGCVITDVGSVKRKVVERAEAILRSANPSVPFVGGHPMAGSERSGVLAAKADLFEDARCILTPTDSTPLSALDVVREMWEFVGARTLILSPHRHDQLIAAASHLPHVSASALAETVGKMDEALDLVATGFKDVTRVASGSPKLWREILSQNADMIVPMIDTLIEVLIEYRRLLSNGDAEGLERKLEIAKRIRESVN, translated from the coding sequence ATGAGACCGGAAAGGATAGCGATCATCGGTGTGGGGTTGATAGGCGGCTCACTCGGTCTTGCCCTGAGACGAAAGGGATTTGATGGGGTGATCGAGGGATACGGCAGACGGCGAAGTACGCTTGAGCTGGCGTTACAGATCGGAGCCGTTGACACGATCAGCCTCGATTTTGAGGAGGCGGGAGGAGCCGATGTGGTCGTCATATGTACGCCCGTGGATGCGATCCCTGACATGGTGGGGAGAATTGCCCCGTCGGCTAAAGCGGGGTGTGTGATCACCGACGTCGGCAGCGTCAAAAGAAAGGTGGTTGAACGCGCCGAGGCGATACTCAGATCGGCCAACCCATCCGTGCCGTTTGTCGGCGGACACCCGATGGCAGGCTCCGAAAGATCGGGCGTGTTGGCGGCGAAGGCGGATCTGTTTGAGGATGCAAGATGCATCCTCACCCCCACCGATTCGACCCCTCTTTCGGCCCTTGATGTGGTGAGGGAGATGTGGGAATTTGTGGGGGCAAGAACCCTGATCCTATCCCCGCACAGACATGACCAGCTCATAGCCGCTGCCAGTCACCTGCCGCACGTATCGGCATCGGCGCTGGCCGAAACGGTCGGCAAAATGGATGAGGCCTTGGACCTGGTGGCGACCGGATTCAAGGACGTCACCCGTGTGGCCTCAGGTTCGCCTAAACTGTGGAGGGAGATACTCTCGCAGAATGCGGATATGATCGTGCCGATGATCGACACCCTGATCGAGGTTCTCATCGAGTATAGAAGGCTGCTCTCAAACGGCGACGCCGAGGGGCTGGAGAGGAAACTGGAGATCGCCAAAAGGATAAGGGAGTCGGTCAATTGA
- a CDS encoding histidinol-phosphate transaminase: MRAKPGIESIIPYQPGKPIEEVQRELGLQDVVKLASNENPLGPSPLAVEAIKHAAAKINLYPDGNAYYLKQDISMHIGFPPEQIILGNGSNDVLQIIGDTFISPGDEVVYSEQAFVVYMLVSRICGAKEMTTPLRNYTHDLQAMAEEITPFTRVVFIANPNNPTGTIVTQKEVDAFMEKVPENVLVVFDEAYYEYVEDSEYPDTLRYVREGRNVIVLRTFSKIYALAGLRVGYGISTPQIIDLLNRVRQPFNVNLLAQEAARASLQDVEHVHESRRINSMGKRFLYEELEKIGLEYVPSQANFILVHLNRPADAVFQEMMKLGVIVRPMGGYSFPNSIRVTVGMMEQNRRFIAALKEAIDRVEPAE; encoded by the coding sequence ATGAGAGCCAAACCGGGCATAGAGAGCATAATACCGTATCAACCCGGCAAACCGATCGAGGAGGTACAGAGGGAGCTGGGGCTACAAGATGTGGTTAAGCTGGCCTCGAACGAAAACCCGCTCGGGCCCTCTCCCCTCGCCGTCGAGGCCATAAAACATGCTGCCGCAAAGATAAACCTATATCCCGACGGCAATGCCTACTACCTCAAACAGGACATATCGATGCACATCGGATTCCCTCCGGAGCAGATCATCCTGGGCAACGGCTCCAACGACGTCCTTCAGATCATAGGCGACACCTTCATATCGCCCGGCGATGAGGTGGTTTATTCGGAGCAGGCCTTCGTGGTTTACATGCTCGTCTCCAGGATCTGTGGGGCGAAAGAAATGACAACCCCGCTTCGCAACTATACCCATGATCTTCAGGCGATGGCCGAGGAGATCACTCCGTTTACCAGGGTCGTCTTCATAGCCAATCCGAACAACCCGACCGGCACCATCGTCACCCAGAAGGAGGTCGACGCCTTCATGGAGAAGGTTCCCGAGAACGTGCTCGTGGTATTCGACGAGGCCTATTATGAATACGTCGAGGATTCGGAGTATCCGGATACTTTGAGGTATGTCCGTGAGGGGAGAAACGTGATCGTGCTCCGCACCTTCTCGAAGATCTATGCTCTTGCCGGTCTGAGGGTGGGATACGGCATATCCACCCCGCAGATCATAGATCTCCTCAACAGAGTTCGTCAACCCTTCAACGTCAACCTCCTGGCTCAGGAGGCAGCGAGGGCCAGCCTCCAGGATGTCGAACACGTACATGAAAGCCGGCGTATCAACAGCATGGGCAAAAGGTTTCTATATGAGGAGCTGGAGAAGATCGGGCTGGAGTATGTCCCCTCCCAGGCCAACTTCATACTGGTCCATTTGAACCGTCCCGCTGATGCGGTTTTCCAGGAGATGATGAAGCTCGGCGTTATAGTGAGACCTATGGGGGGATACAGCTTCCCAAATTCCATAAGGGTGACGGTCGGCATGATGGAACAGAACAGGAGGTTCATAGCAGCCCTCAAAGAGGCGATCGATAGGGTGGAGCCGGCGGAATGA
- a CDS encoding TraR/DksA C4-type zinc finger protein, with the protein MFDIERKRIKVPEYAPIFSSVRCAICGELIMETRARVRGGKFVCIECAGDEYYLLTGAGISIAKSDEV; encoded by the coding sequence ATGTTCGATATCGAACGCAAGAGGATAAAAGTGCCCGAATATGCCCCGATATTCTCATCGGTGCGGTGTGCTATCTGCGGCGAACTGATTATGGAGACCAGAGCCAGAGTTAGAGGCGGCAAATTCGTCTGTATCGAATGCGCCGGAGATGAGTATTACCTTCTGACCGGAGCGGGTATCTCCATTGCAAAATCCGATGAGGTGTGA
- a CDS encoding class I SAM-dependent methyltransferase, whose protein sequence is MALREEKMDRYQPIIDELEKLRGEFQKVLDVGCGKGELLLEIAERFGVNCTGVDKKSSKISSARSAAIRKGLGSRLSFQAQKAEEIDLEDESFDVVVSAFTVHELDDQLRGIKEIYRVLKKGGTFICLDWGKGARVVPWQHPLSLEEMKELCEKANFKEVSVRPLDGKRLLCVARR, encoded by the coding sequence ATGGCTTTAAGGGAGGAAAAGATGGATAGATATCAACCTATCATCGATGAGCTGGAGAAGTTAAGGGGCGAGTTTCAGAAGGTATTGGACGTGGGATGCGGCAAGGGTGAGCTGCTCTTGGAGATAGCCGAGAGGTTTGGGGTGAACTGCACCGGGGTGGATAAGAAATCCTCTAAGATCTCATCCGCTCGATCGGCGGCAATCCGAAAGGGCCTGGGAAGCAGATTGTCCTTCCAAGCGCAAAAGGCAGAGGAGATCGATCTGGAGGATGAATCCTTCGATGTGGTGGTCTCGGCCTTCACCGTTCACGAGCTCGATGACCAGCTTCGGGGGATCAAGGAGATATATCGCGTGTTGAAAAAGGGTGGCACCTTCATCTGCCTCGATTGGGGTAAAGGCGCCAGAGTGGTCCCCTGGCAACACCCCCTTTCCCTTGAGGAGATGAAGGAGCTATGTGAGAAGGCCAACTTTAAGGAGGTCTCCGTTAGACCTTTGGATGGGAAGAGATTGCTATGTGTGGCTAGAAGGTGA